The following is a genomic window from Bacillus sp. FJAT-52991.
ATAAGAAGGAAAACGTCAAGACAATGGGGCATCCTTCCAGATGGAGGATACCCCTAGTTTACTTATTCTTTATGATCTCCTTCTCCACCGCAATTTGGGCAAGTTTCCGAGCCGCCGAGGAGGAGTTGAAGATAGCCTTTGCCTTCACAAGTGTGGCATGTTTGTTTTTTTGTTTGGATTGTCATTGTATTGCCTCCTTGATTAAATATTTTAATTTTCTGATAATATATCATAAGGAGATTCACTCGTACAATCTCCTTTTTCGATTACATTCATCTCAAAATTAGAAGAATAATTTATAAGATGTATAGCCAAACTGTTTTCCAGGGTCCACGCCATCTTTACAATACAGGGAGGCTCGCTCAAAATTATCTACAAGTGTACGCAATAAAGTCGAAGTATGAGCGTCATTTTTTAATTCTTCAGTTGACAACCAAGCCGCTTCCATGAGTTCTTTTTCTTCTATTATTAAGGGTTGTCCTTCTTCCTTTAACATCAATAAAAAGATCATTAAATTATCGCTAATTTCTTCTTTAATGACCCCTGTTCGAATGCCAACAACTCCGCAAACGTCACAATCGATTCCGGTTTCTTCCTTTACTTCCCGAACAGCCGCTTCATCCGCTGTTTCTCCGCGATCTACAAATCCAGCTGGTAACGACCATTGTCCTTTTAGTCCGCTATAATTTTTCTTCACTACTAGCCAGCGACCTGCTGCATCAATCACTAGGCCAGCAGCCCCTAACCAAACAGATCCTCTTTTCAACCGTCCCCCTCCTTTATCTAGTAGCTATAGTTGTAGCATAGAATTTTGACTCATTGTTGAACAAAGCTTCTCCAATAAAGTGAAACTTCAATCAGTGGGGGTTTTCTTCATCCTCCACTGATTGTTAGTTAAACGGATCGGGCGTTTACGGGCTGTTGATCCCCCACCTATATGCCTACGCTTCTTCTGCCATGTTGAGATGGGGGTCTTACAACCCGTTAATGCGGGATAAAAAAGAGACTGACCATAATGGCCAGCCTCTATACATGTGCTTATAGGAATTTAAATTTACCTTTTTTCATCACAAGCGATGGTCCACCGATCATCAATAATGCACGGTTATCAATCATTTTCTTCATGAATGAAGCTTTCGTACCTGTCATTTTCTTACCGAAAGCCACACCGATCGCATCGTCATCTCCTAAAGAACAAACCGTACCTTTAATGTCTGGTTTAAATGCTTCAAGATCATCTGCTTGACCTTTCAACAGCTTCACTACGTTGCGAGCACATACTTCCCCTTGTTGCATCGCAATTTGAGCTGTTGGTGGATACGGACGGTTAATTTCTTCATTAATAATAAGTGAAGAATCACCAATTACGAAAATGTTGTCATGACCTGGCGCACGTAAATCAGGATTTACTTTTACACGGGCACGCATATTTTCGATCTCTGCTTTTTCAATGATTGAGCTTCCGCGAACTCCAGCTGCCCAAATAACTGTGCCAGCTTTGATTTCTTGAAGCTCTTCTTCGCCTTTAGCTACTTTAATGCCTTCTGGTGTTGCTTCTTTAATCGCTGTGCCGATTTTGAATTCTACACCTTTTTTCTCTAATTGAGAAACAGCATATTTCACTAGCTCAGGATCGAAACCTGGAAGAACCATTGGTGCTGCTTCTACGCAGTAGATACGAACTTTAGAGTAGTCAATATCATACTCGCGACAAAGTTCAGGCACGCGGTTTGTTAATTCGCCAAGGAATTCAATACCTGTAAATCCGGCACCGCCGACAACGATAGATAGACGCTCTTCTTTCTTTTCTGTTTCCATTGCATATGTCGCAAATTGGTAATCGATGTGCTCACGAATTTGACGTGCAGCATTTACATTAGAAATTGTAAACGCATACTCTTTTAAGCCTTGAATGCCGAACGTTTCAGATTCGCCACCAAGCGCGAATACAAGATAATCATATTCTACTTCACCAGAATTCAAAATGACTTTCTTTTCAGCCGTTTTAATATCTTGCACTTCTGCGCGGATAAATTCTACTTTACTGCGATTGATAACGCTATCAATATCATAACGCACACGGTCATGATGCAATGTACCTGCAGATGCTTCATGAAGCCAAGTCGTTTCATAATGGTAATCATTTTTGTTTACCAATACGATGTTTGCTTCGTCTTGTCCTAACATTTTTTGAAGACGAGTGACTGTCATCAATCCACCATAACCTGCACCTAATACTACGATCTTCGGCTTTCTCACAATAATCACTTCCACCTTTGTCGATATTTTCGAGTTTGCTTTAGAACCATACATCTAGATTGTGATATTATTCACGAATAAATGCAAAAAAATACAATAAAAAACCGCCACAAAATCTCAATATTTGCATATCTAACTCAATGATATGCTTTTTGCTAGTCTTTTTCAAGACGTTTAATGGAAATATTTTATTTGATTTTACCTGACGTCCATTGTAAAAAAATTCATTCAATAAAAGTGTCTTTACGTGTGAATCAAACATAAATTCTGTATGATAGATAGAAGAAAGAGAAATTCCATTTTCTGTTTTCAAGGAGGATTTTGAATGAATCACGATAAGGAAATATTTGATATTACCATTGTTGGAGGTGGACCTGTCGGATTATTCACAGCATTTTACGGAGGCATGCGCAAAGCCTCGGTCAAAATCATTGAAAGTTTGCCGCAACTAGGAGGGCAACTGTCAACTCTCTACCCTGAAAAATATATTTACGATGTCGCTGGATTCCCTAAAGTTCGCGCACAGGAACTGGTTGATCGCCTTGTCGAACAAATGGAACCATTCTCTCCTACCATCTGTTTAGGACAGTCTGTACAAACTCTCGAAAAATTAGCAGATGGCACATTAAAGCTAACAACCGACCAAGAAGCCCATTTCACCAAAACGATTATCATCACTGCAGGCAATGGCGCCTTTCAACCACGAAAATTAGAACTTCCAAATGCAACAATGTATGAAAAAACAAATCTTCATTACTTCATCACAGACCTTGAACAGTTTAAAGACCGACATATCGCTATTTGCGGGGGCGGTGATTCAGCCGTCGATTGGGCACTTATGCTTGAACCCATCGCAAAACGTGTATCTATCATCCATCGTCGCGAAAAATTTAGAGCTCATGAGCATAGTGTAGAACAGCTTCGCGCATCTAATGTCAATATTATGACACCTTATGTACCGAGCAACGTAATCGAAGAAAATGGCCGAATTGGAGCGCTTGAATTAACAAGAGTTGAAACGGATCGTAAAGAAATTCTTCCCGTCGATGATGTCATCGTCAATTTCGGCTTTGTCTCCTCACTCGGTCCCATTAAAGAATGGGGACTTACCATTGAAAAAAACAACATTGTTGTCAATTCCAAAATGGAAACAAATATAGAAGGCGTGTACGCTGCGGGCGATGTGTGTACCTATGACGGCAAAGTTAAATTAATCGCGTCAGGCTTTGGCGAAGCACCAACAGCCGTCAACAACGCAAAAGCCTACCTTGACCCGAAAGCTCGCGTTCAACCGCTGCATAGCACCTCCTTATTCGAACAGCGAAAATAAGTATCTGTTTAGTTAGGCTCCAGTCTCTAGGCTGGGGCCTTTAGTGAGATTTCTTCGACTTTCTGGACATTTCTCGACATAAACAAAGACACTCCCCATAAAAGGAAGTGCCTGAAAATGATTTAGCAGTTCTCCGGTTTACCAGTGTTCGTCGCTGTTCTAAATGAGGAACCACAGCCACAGGAAGCAATCGCATTCGGATTTTCGATCGTGAAGCCGCCCCCCATCAATGATTCCTTGTAGTCAATGACGGTTCCTTTTAACACAGGAGCACTGTCTTTATCGACAATAATATGAATGCCTTGTTGATCGAGTTCAATATCATCTTCTTTAATTTCGCGATCAAACCCCATGCCGTAAGACAATCCGCTGCAGCCACC
Proteins encoded in this region:
- a CDS encoding YuiA family protein is translated as MTIQTKKQTCHTCEGKGYLQLLLGGSETCPNCGGEGDHKE
- a CDS encoding NUDIX hydrolase; translated protein: MKRGSVWLGAAGLVIDAAGRWLVVKKNYSGLKGQWSLPAGFVDRGETADEAAVREVKEETGIDCDVCGVVGIRTGVIKEEISDNLMIFLLMLKEEGQPLIIEEKELMEAAWLSTEELKNDAHTSTLLRTLVDNFERASLYCKDGVDPGKQFGYTSYKLFF
- a CDS encoding NAD(P)/FAD-dependent oxidoreductase, giving the protein MRKPKIVVLGAGYGGLMTVTRLQKMLGQDEANIVLVNKNDYHYETTWLHEASAGTLHHDRVRYDIDSVINRSKVEFIRAEVQDIKTAEKKVILNSGEVEYDYLVFALGGESETFGIQGLKEYAFTISNVNAARQIREHIDYQFATYAMETEKKEERLSIVVGGAGFTGIEFLGELTNRVPELCREYDIDYSKVRIYCVEAAPMVLPGFDPELVKYAVSQLEKKGVEFKIGTAIKEATPEGIKVAKGEEELQEIKAGTVIWAAGVRGSSIIEKAEIENMRARVKVNPDLRAPGHDNIFVIGDSSLIINEEINRPYPPTAQIAMQQGEVCARNVVKLLKGQADDLEAFKPDIKGTVCSLGDDDAIGVAFGKKMTGTKASFMKKMIDNRALLMIGGPSLVMKKGKFKFL
- a CDS encoding NAD(P)/FAD-dependent oxidoreductase, whose protein sequence is MNHDKEIFDITIVGGGPVGLFTAFYGGMRKASVKIIESLPQLGGQLSTLYPEKYIYDVAGFPKVRAQELVDRLVEQMEPFSPTICLGQSVQTLEKLADGTLKLTTDQEAHFTKTIIITAGNGAFQPRKLELPNATMYEKTNLHYFITDLEQFKDRHIAICGGGDSAVDWALMLEPIAKRVSIIHRREKFRAHEHSVEQLRASNVNIMTPYVPSNVIEENGRIGALELTRVETDRKEILPVDDVIVNFGFVSSLGPIKEWGLTIEKNNIVVNSKMETNIEGVYAAGDVCTYDGKVKLIASGFGEAPTAVNNAKAYLDPKARVQPLHSTSLFEQRK
- the erpA gene encoding iron-sulfur cluster insertion protein ErpA, translating into MKEVEVVTVTEAAAFQIKEMMKQNEEEGANLRVTVHGGGCSGLSYGMGFDREIKEDDIELDQQGIHIIVDKDSAPVLKGTVIDYKESLMGGGFTIENPNAIASCGCGSSFRTATNTGKPENC